From the Astyanax mexicanus isolate ESR-SI-001 chromosome 9, AstMex3_surface, whole genome shotgun sequence genome, one window contains:
- the dusp8b gene encoding dual specificity protein phosphatase 8, whose translation MPVDVVIAPPLWSEMHESEMKLKIRVRRIKEGRDLRGGFAAFTSCFPDLCESKQGSILPLSFSQPCLPVANIGPTCILPHLYLGSQKDVFNKELMAQNGITYVLNASNTCPKPDFISENHFLRIPVNDSYCEKLLPWLEKTNKFIDKAKVSNCRVIVHCLAGISRSATIAIAYIMKTMGLSSDDAYRFVKDLRPSISPNFNFLGQLLEFERDLKLKTSIPCSPLRSDHLEEDAKVIVEQNMENSRPYQRTQETAVVKTKPPRCLDPRKSPTSLQKDLSSLNLTTDQILHSNRLKCSFSLDIKSVYSSNQHGNSQSDSENIPKLFKLDSPKSDANDPRQPVGSWCVGSSPVVIESKLSHQVERQDSGRAYHERLSSTKTLSLNLNRSQQSQGVCDSVANRKASVFLSLPLDNSGIWTKHRSTTQATTPVTPTEDHPWFCSGSDPDVSSKMMSSSGTMRSYLGGTSAYSALSSSSSSSVQMSWDKPQVPEVQFKRRSCQMEFEEIISTASGTEEFGKLGKIGKLGKQSSFSGSMEVIKVS comes from the exons GAGGCTTCGCCGCCTTCACCTCCTGCTTCCCTGATCTGTGTGAGAGTAAACAGGGATCTATACTGCCCCTCAGCTTCTCCCAGCCCTGCCTACCTGTGGCCAACATTGGCCCCACCTGCATCCTGCCCCACCTGTACCTGGGCTCACAGAAGGACGTCTTCAACAAG GAGCTCATGGCTCAGAACGGCATCACCTACGTCCTGAACGCCAGCAACACCTGCCCCAAACCAGACTTTATCAGCGAGAACCACTTCCTGCGCATTCCCGTCAACGACAGCTACTGTGAAAAGCTGCTGCCCTGGCTGGAGAAAACCAACAAATTCATCG ACAAAGCCAAAGTGTCAAACTGTAGAGTCATTGTTCACTGTCTGGCAGGAATATCCCGCTCCGCAACCATTGCCATCGCTTACATCATGAAAACCATGGGCTTGTCATCGGATGATGCCTacag GTTTGTGAAGGACCTTCGTCCCTCAATATCCCCCAACTTCAACTTCCTAGGACAGCTGCTGGAGTTTGAGCGAGACTTAAAGCTGAAGACGTCCATACCCTGCAGTCCTCTGAGGTCTGACCATCTCGAGGAGGACGCAAAGGTCATAGTGGAGCAGAACATGGAGAACAGTCGCCCTTACCAGAGAACCCAAGAAACTGCAGTGGTAAAAACCAAGCCACCACGGTGTCTTGACCCACGCAAGTCACCAACCTCACTTCAGAAGGACCTCAGCAGCCTTAACCTGACTACAGACCAAATTCTGCACAGCAACCGCCTCAAATGCTCCTTCTCCCTCGACATCAAGTCGGTCTACTCTTCAAATCAACATGGTAACTCTCAATCGGACTCAGAAAACATCCCCAAACTTTTCAAACTGGACAGTCCAAAGAGCGACGCCAATGACCCAAGACAACCAGTTGGGTCATGGTGCGTTGGGTCATCACCTGTGGTGATAGAATCAAAGCTCAGTCACCAGGTAGAGAGACAAGACAGTGGTAGAGCTTATCACGAGAGGTTGTCATCCACCAAAACTCTTTCGCTCAACCTAAACCGAAGTCAACAAAGCCAAGGTGTTTGCGATTCCGTCGCCAATCGCAAAGCATCGGTTTTTCTAAGCTTGCCCCTGGACAACTCGGGCATCTGGACCAAGCACAGAAGCACAACGCAAGCCACCACACCGGTCACGCCCACAGAAGATCACCCGTGGTTCTGTTCTGGTTCAGATCCAGATGTTTCCTCAAAGATGATGTCCTCCAGTGGCACCATGCGGTCGTACCTCGGTGGTACTTCGGCTTACTCAGCGTTGAGCAGTTCTTCCAGTTCCAGTGTGCAGATGTCTTGGGACAAACCCCAGGTTCCAGAGGTACAGTTTAAGAGGCGGAGCTGCCAGATGGAATTTGAGGAAATCATAAGTACAGCTAGTGGAACCGAAGAGTTTGGGAAGCTCGGGAAGATCGGGAAGCTTGGGAAGCAGTCGAGTTTCTCCGGAAGCATGGAGGTCATCAAGGTGTCGTGA